In the genome of Streptomyces globosus, one region contains:
- a CDS encoding RNA polymerase sigma factor SigF translates to MPASTAPQVPPQQDPQQDQQHGQEEAPAPPRPQSRGADTRALTQVLFGQLKGLQPGSREHERIRGALIEANLPLVRYAAARFRSRNEPMEDVVQVGTIGLINAIDRFDPDRGVQFPTFAMPTVVGEIKRYFRDNVRTVHVPRRLHELWVQVNAATEDLTTLHGRTPTTPEIAERLRISEDEVLSCIEAGRSYHATSLEAAQEGDGLPGLLDRLGYEDPELAGVEHRDLVRHLLVQLPEREQRILLLRYYNNLTQSQISAELGVSQMHVSRLLARSFARLRSANRIEA, encoded by the coding sequence GTGCCGGCCAGTACTGCGCCTCAGGTGCCACCCCAGCAGGACCCCCAGCAGGACCAGCAGCACGGCCAGGAGGAGGCTCCGGCGCCCCCCAGGCCGCAGAGCCGGGGCGCGGACACCCGGGCGCTCACCCAGGTCCTCTTCGGGCAGCTGAAGGGCCTCCAGCCGGGCAGTCGCGAGCACGAGCGGATCCGCGGGGCCCTCATCGAGGCGAACCTGCCGCTGGTGCGGTACGCGGCCGCCCGCTTCCGCAGCCGCAACGAGCCGATGGAGGACGTGGTGCAGGTCGGCACCATCGGCCTGATCAACGCCATCGACCGCTTCGACCCGGACCGCGGGGTGCAGTTCCCGACCTTCGCCATGCCGACCGTGGTGGGCGAGATCAAACGATACTTCCGCGACAACGTCCGCACCGTGCACGTGCCGCGCAGGCTCCACGAGCTGTGGGTCCAGGTCAACGCCGCCACCGAGGACCTCACCACCCTCCACGGCCGCACCCCCACGACTCCCGAGATCGCGGAACGGCTGCGGATCAGCGAGGACGAGGTGCTCTCCTGCATCGAGGCCGGACGCAGCTACCACGCCACCTCGCTGGAGGCCGCCCAGGAGGGCGACGGCCTGCCGGGCCTGCTCGACCGGCTCGGGTACGAGGACCCCGAGCTCGCCGGCGTCGAGCACCGCGACCTCGTCCGGCACCTGCTCGTGCAGCTGCCCGAGCGCGAGCAGCGGATCCTGCTGCTGCGCTACTACAACAACCTGACGCAGTCCCAGATCAGCGCGGAGCTCGGAGTCTCCCAGATGCACGTCTCCCGCCTGCTCGCCCGGAGCTTCGCTCGACTCCGATCCGCAAACAGGATCGAGGCGTAA
- the upp gene encoding uracil phosphoribosyltransferase: MRLQVVDHPLVAHKLTTLRDKRTDSPTFRRLADELVTLLAYEATRDVRTEQSDIETPVAPTTGVKLSHPRPLVVPILRAGLGMLDGMVRLLPTAEVGFLGMVRNEETLEASTYATRMPEDLSGRQVYVVDPMLATGGTLVAAIQELIKRGADDVTAVVLLAAPEGVEVMERELAGTPVTVVTAAVDERLNEHGYIVPGLGDAGDRMYGSAE, from the coding sequence GTGCGTTTGCAGGTCGTCGATCACCCCCTGGTGGCGCACAAACTGACCACCCTGCGCGACAAGCGCACCGACTCCCCCACCTTCCGCCGACTCGCCGACGAGCTGGTGACGCTCCTCGCCTACGAGGCCACCCGGGACGTCCGCACCGAGCAGTCCGACATCGAGACCCCGGTCGCGCCGACCACCGGCGTGAAGCTGTCGCACCCGCGCCCGCTGGTCGTGCCGATCCTGCGCGCCGGCCTCGGCATGCTCGACGGAATGGTGCGGCTGCTGCCGACGGCCGAGGTGGGCTTCCTGGGCATGGTCCGCAACGAGGAGACCCTGGAGGCCTCCACGTACGCGACGCGCATGCCGGAGGACCTCTCCGGGCGCCAGGTGTACGTCGTCGACCCGATGCTGGCGACGGGCGGCACGCTGGTCGCGGCCATCCAGGAGCTGATCAAGCGCGGCGCGGACGACGTGACGGCCGTGGTGCTGCTGGCGGCCCCGGAGGGCGTCGAGGTCATGGAGCGCGAGCTCGCGGGCACGCCGGTGACGGTCGTGACGGCCGCGGTGGACGAGCGGCTCAACGAGCACGGCTACATCGTGCCGGGGCTGGGCGACGCGGGCGACCGCATGTACGGCTCGGCCGAGTAG
- a CDS encoding type II toxin-antitoxin system VapB family antitoxin, translating into MIFKRIGNGRPYPDHGRETTRQWADVAPRPVRLDQLVTTKGQLDLETLLAEDSTFYGDLFAHVVKWQGDLYLEDGLHRAVRAALQQRQVLHARVLEMD; encoded by the coding sequence GTGATCTTCAAGCGCATCGGAAACGGGCGGCCGTACCCCGACCACGGCAGGGAAACCACCCGGCAGTGGGCGGATGTCGCCCCGCGCCCGGTCCGGCTCGACCAGTTGGTGACGACCAAGGGGCAGCTGGACCTCGAGACGCTGCTCGCCGAGGACTCGACCTTCTACGGGGACCTCTTCGCCCACGTCGTGAAGTGGCAGGGCGACCTGTACCTGGAGGACGGCCTGCACCGCGCGGTCCGCGCGGCCCTCCAGCAGCGCCAGGTCCTGCACGCGCGCGTCCTCGAAATGGACTGA
- a CDS encoding RNA polymerase sigma factor SigF codes for MSEDQGSSKVLTLVKSDAPTAPAVSHRPEAIDTRTLSRSLFQRLAALDPDSPDRAYVRDTLIELNLPLVRYAAARFRSRNEPMEDIVQVGTIGLIKAIDRFDCERGVEFPTFAMPTVVGEIKRFFRDTSWSVRVPRRLQELRLALTKASDELAQRLDRSPTVPELAAVLGVSEEDVVDGLAVGNAYTASSLDSPSPEDEGGDGSLADRLGYEDTALEGVEYRESLKPLLAKLPPRERQIIMLRFFANMTQSQIGEEVGISQMHVSRLLTRTLAQLRVGLIGD; via the coding sequence ATGTCCGAAGACCAGGGCAGCTCCAAGGTGCTCACGCTCGTCAAGAGCGATGCGCCGACAGCACCCGCGGTGTCCCACCGCCCGGAAGCCATCGACACCCGCACCCTCTCCCGCTCCCTCTTCCAGCGACTCGCCGCCCTGGACCCGGACAGCCCCGACCGGGCCTACGTGCGCGACACGCTCATCGAGCTGAACCTCCCGCTCGTGCGGTACGCGGCCGCCCGCTTCCGCAGCCGCAACGAGCCGATGGAGGACATCGTCCAGGTCGGCACGATCGGCCTGATCAAGGCGATCGACCGGTTCGACTGCGAACGGGGCGTCGAGTTCCCGACGTTCGCGATGCCGACCGTCGTGGGCGAGATCAAACGATTCTTTAGGGACACCTCCTGGTCCGTGCGGGTCCCGCGGCGCCTCCAGGAGCTGCGCCTGGCGCTCACCAAGGCGAGCGACGAACTCGCGCAGCGGCTCGACCGCTCCCCGACCGTGCCCGAACTCGCCGCCGTACTGGGCGTGTCCGAGGAGGACGTCGTCGACGGGCTGGCCGTCGGCAACGCCTACACCGCCTCCTCGCTCGACTCGCCCTCCCCGGAGGACGAGGGCGGCGACGGCTCGCTCGCCGACCGGCTGGGGTACGAGGACACCGCGCTCGAAGGGGTCGAGTACCGCGAGTCCCTCAAGCCGCTGCTGGCCAAACTCCCGCCCCGCGAGCGGCAGATCATCATGCTGCGCTTCTTCGCCAACATGACGCAGTCGCAGATCGGCGAGGAGGTGGGCATCTCCCAGATGCACGTCTCCCGGCTGCTGACGCGCACCCTCGCACAGCTCCGCGTCGGACTGATCGGGGACTGA
- the tadA gene encoding tRNA adenosine(34) deaminase TadA, which produces MRLALREAARAVPAGDVPVGAVVLGPDGELLAAGHNEREAAGDPTAHAEVLALRRAAARLGEWRLPGCTLVVTLEPCVMCAGALVQARVARVVYGAADEKAGAAGSLWDLVRDRRLNHRPEVVRGVLAEECARQLTDFFRQL; this is translated from the coding sequence ATGCGCCTGGCGCTGCGGGAAGCCGCACGGGCGGTGCCGGCCGGCGACGTGCCGGTCGGCGCCGTCGTGCTCGGCCCGGACGGGGAGCTGCTCGCCGCCGGGCACAACGAACGGGAGGCCGCCGGCGACCCGACAGCGCACGCCGAGGTGCTGGCGCTGCGCCGGGCGGCCGCCCGGCTGGGGGAATGGCGGCTTCCGGGGTGCACCCTGGTGGTGACCCTGGAGCCGTGCGTGATGTGCGCGGGCGCGCTCGTCCAGGCGCGGGTGGCGCGGGTCGTGTACGGCGCGGCGGACGAGAAGGCGGGCGCCGCCGGCTCCCTGTGGGACCTCGTACGGGACCGCCGGCTCAACCACCGACCGGAAGTGGTCCGCGGGGTCCTGGCGGAGGAGTGCGCGCGGCAGCTGACGGACTTCTTCCGGCAGCTGTGA
- a CDS encoding helicase HerA-like domain-containing protein — MSESTAPEAPADRIAAGYAFTGPALELGALLWDGACLPDRRVRVPLAVLNRHGLIAGATGTGKTKTLQLIAEQLSASGVPVFLADVKGDVSGIAAPGEPHPKTAGRAREVGQDWQPGGCPAEFLSLGGIGPGVPVRATVTDFGPVLLSKVLGLNRTQEQSLGLVFHYADAKGLELYDLKDLRAVVAFLVSDRGKAELKDIGGISAATAGVILRALTAFEQQGAGVFFGEPEFDTADLLRTAPDGRGVVSLLELPAVQDRPQLFSTFLMWLLADLFAALPEAGDLDKPKLVFFFDEAHLLFDGASKAFLEAVTRTVRLIRSKGVGVFFVTQSPQDVPADVLAQLGSRVQHALRAFTPDDAKALRAAVRTYPRSEYDLEELLTVLGTGEAVVTVLDERGAPTPVAATRLRAPQSLMAPVGAAELDRAVQASPLYARYAQPVDRESAYEKISAEQAAAEAAAEAEAEAEAARAEASRTEAETEASRPQQPRRPAEKPSPVQQVMGSGIFRSLARSVGTQLGREISRSLFGTARRRR; from the coding sequence ATGAGCGAGAGCACCGCCCCGGAAGCGCCGGCCGACCGGATCGCCGCCGGGTACGCCTTCACCGGTCCGGCGCTGGAACTGGGCGCGCTCCTGTGGGACGGCGCATGCCTTCCGGACCGGCGCGTCCGCGTCCCGCTCGCGGTCCTCAACCGCCACGGCCTGATCGCCGGCGCGACCGGGACCGGCAAGACGAAGACCCTCCAGCTCATCGCCGAGCAGCTGTCCGCGAGCGGCGTCCCCGTGTTCCTCGCCGACGTCAAGGGGGACGTCTCCGGCATCGCGGCCCCGGGCGAGCCGCACCCGAAGACGGCCGGGCGCGCCCGCGAGGTCGGCCAGGACTGGCAGCCGGGCGGCTGCCCCGCCGAGTTCCTCTCGCTCGGCGGCATCGGGCCGGGCGTCCCGGTGCGCGCCACGGTGACGGACTTCGGGCCGGTGCTGCTGTCGAAGGTGCTCGGGCTCAACCGCACCCAGGAGCAGTCGCTCGGCCTGGTCTTCCACTACGCCGACGCCAAGGGCCTGGAGCTGTACGACCTGAAGGACCTGCGGGCCGTCGTCGCGTTCCTCGTGTCGGACCGCGGCAAGGCCGAGCTGAAGGACATCGGCGGCATCTCCGCGGCGACGGCCGGGGTGATCCTGCGCGCCCTGACCGCGTTCGAGCAGCAGGGCGCCGGCGTGTTCTTCGGCGAGCCCGAGTTCGACACCGCCGATCTGCTGCGGACGGCGCCCGACGGGCGCGGCGTCGTCTCCCTGCTGGAGCTCCCGGCCGTGCAGGACCGGCCGCAGCTGTTCTCCACCTTCCTGATGTGGCTGCTCGCCGACCTGTTCGCGGCCCTGCCCGAGGCGGGCGACCTCGACAAGCCGAAGCTCGTCTTCTTCTTCGACGAGGCGCACCTGCTCTTCGACGGCGCCTCGAAGGCCTTCCTGGAGGCCGTCACCCGGACGGTCCGGCTCATCCGCTCGAAGGGCGTCGGCGTCTTCTTCGTGACGCAGAGCCCCCAGGACGTGCCGGCGGACGTGCTGGCCCAGCTCGGCAGCCGGGTACAGCACGCGCTGCGCGCGTTCACCCCGGACGACGCCAAGGCGCTCAGGGCCGCGGTGCGGACCTACCCCCGTTCGGAGTACGACCTGGAGGAGCTCCTGACGGTGCTCGGGACCGGAGAGGCCGTCGTCACCGTGCTCGACGAGAGGGGCGCCCCGACGCCGGTCGCGGCGACCCGGCTGCGGGCCCCGCAGTCGCTGATGGCTCCGGTCGGGGCCGCGGAGCTGGACCGGGCGGTGCAGGCTTCGCCGCTGTACGCGCGCTACGCGCAGCCCGTCGACCGCGAGTCGGCGTACGAGAAGATCAGCGCGGAGCAGGCGGCCGCGGAGGCGGCGGCAGAGGCCGAGGCGGAGGCCGAGGCGGCGCGGGCGGAGGCCTCGCGGACGGAAGCGGAGACGGAGGCCTCCCGTCCGCAGCAGCCCCGCCGGCCCGCGGAGAAGCCGTCGCCGGTGCAGCAGGTGATGGGGAGCGGAATCTTCCGCTCGCTGGCCCGGTCGGTCGGCACCCAGCTGGGCCGGGAGATCTCCCGCTCCCTCTTCGGGACCGCCCGGCGCCGCAGGTGA
- a CDS encoding universal stress protein: protein MTNAPVIAAVDGSEHSLRALDWACAAAVRHGTGLVVAHVLPDSAQLYVARRSSLADPGAPAEWEDPVAERIRTLLAEASGTPEDVRYESLTGSVPEALRVIGSGARMLVMGSRGRGGFAALLLGSNSRAVSGTAPCPVVVVPHEARDAAAGGTAGPSAGRVVLGLHVEETPDDVIAFALGEAASRGTDLQVLSAYAVPPSPVVVADTPFTVLTPEGLADGADTAPAEREMLRAQSRRLAPHRERAPDTAVAQAAVPGDAAGGLVEASRSAALVVVGRHHPRRSVRGLAIGSVAHAVLHHAHGPVAVVPALSDDV, encoded by the coding sequence GTGACCAATGCACCGGTGATCGCGGCCGTCGACGGATCCGAGCACAGCCTGCGCGCCCTCGACTGGGCCTGCGCAGCGGCCGTGCGGCACGGCACCGGACTCGTCGTCGCCCACGTCCTGCCCGACAGCGCCCAGCTGTACGTCGCCCGCCGCTCCTCCCTCGCCGATCCGGGCGCACCCGCGGAATGGGAGGACCCGGTCGCGGAGCGGATCCGCACCCTGCTCGCGGAGGCCTCCGGAACCCCGGAGGACGTCCGCTACGAGTCCCTGACCGGCTCCGTCCCCGAGGCGCTGCGCGTGATCGGCTCGGGCGCGCGGATGCTGGTGATGGGCTCGCGCGGGCGAGGCGGCTTCGCCGCCCTGCTGCTCGGATCGAACAGCAGGGCCGTCTCCGGGACGGCCCCCTGCCCGGTCGTCGTCGTCCCGCACGAGGCGCGCGACGCCGCCGCCGGGGGCACGGCGGGCCCCTCCGCCGGCCGGGTGGTCCTCGGGTTGCACGTCGAAGAGACCCCGGACGACGTCATCGCCTTCGCCCTCGGCGAGGCGGCCTCGCGCGGCACGGACCTCCAGGTCCTCTCCGCATACGCCGTCCCGCCGTCACCCGTGGTGGTGGCCGACACCCCCTTCACGGTGCTCACCCCGGAGGGGCTCGCGGACGGCGCCGACACCGCGCCCGCCGAACGCGAGATGCTGCGCGCCCAGAGCCGGCGCCTGGCCCCGCACCGGGAGCGCGCGCCGGACACCGCCGTCGCCCAGGCCGCCGTACCCGGCGACGCGGCGGGCGGACTGGTCGAGGCCTCCCGGTCCGCGGCCCTCGTCGTGGTGGGCCGCCACCACCCGAGGCGCAGCGTCCGCGGCCTCGCGATCGGCTCCGTCGCGCACGCCGTACTGCACCACGCGCACGGCCCCGTGGCCGTCGTCCCGGCTCTCTCGGACGACGTCTGA
- a CDS encoding LytR C-terminal domain-containing protein: MSMLTPPGMGGKYRVTGAAYPRLSRRPRRRRIVFAVLGAVLGIALLGYGSLQLIQVFRGDGDEPRATAGGKCPDKGSGAASAAPAAAPAVVLPQPADITVNVYNATQRAGLAKAVGDELKARGFTVGQVGNAPADFDKKVPGTGILLGSPKTDKAAYSVLGTQLAGDTLQSDAREGADIDLILGDAFTELSPKATADQELALLANPKPAAAPAC; this comes from the coding sequence ATGAGCATGCTCACTCCCCCCGGCATGGGCGGAAAGTACCGCGTCACGGGAGCGGCCTATCCCCGCCTGAGCCGGCGCCCGCGCCGCCGCAGGATCGTGTTCGCCGTACTCGGCGCGGTCCTCGGGATCGCCCTGCTCGGTTACGGATCCCTGCAGCTCATCCAGGTGTTCCGCGGCGACGGCGACGAACCGCGCGCCACCGCCGGCGGGAAGTGCCCCGACAAGGGCAGCGGGGCGGCCTCGGCCGCGCCGGCCGCCGCCCCCGCGGTCGTCCTGCCGCAGCCCGCCGACATCACCGTCAACGTCTACAACGCCACCCAGCGCGCGGGCCTGGCCAAGGCCGTCGGGGACGAGCTGAAGGCGCGCGGGTTCACGGTCGGCCAGGTCGGCAACGCCCCCGCCGACTTCGACAAGAAGGTCCCCGGGACGGGGATACTGCTCGGCTCGCCGAAGACCGACAAGGCGGCCTACTCCGTCCTCGGTACGCAGCTCGCGGGCGACACCCTGCAGAGCGACGCCCGCGAGGGCGCCGACATCGACCTGATCCTCGGCGACGCGTTCACGGAGCTGAGTCCGAAGGCGACCGCGGACCAGGAGCTGGCGCTGCTGGCCAACCCCAAGCCGGCGGCCGCACCGGCCTGCTGA